In one window of Aphidius gifuensis isolate YNYX2018 linkage group LG4, ASM1490517v1, whole genome shotgun sequence DNA:
- the LOC122854170 gene encoding putative uncharacterized protein DDB_G0270496, producing MTRKCVMCQETNYKTKYSFFSAPKDAETRKKWKDAIGNPEYTVCDETYVCSKHFSDRDIISHWASGTPPHVVTIKYKKCRLRPGAVPTASKNRKKYNVSTKKKKNQQDDEEEEEDEDEIMERKTDDEEEHDFEVNKDFETRKPTTITRNNKNKSFQIPRTYVNSDNNKLKLNNQSSIEFHDLKNGIITSQRGDNCEEEMIISEQLDNNLDDDDDDNDNEDGEERAFYINTGDCQQLYYIKTIDENSKTNFTEDDAVNDDNSKEITVETNPLIDDENIDYNNVESYEYHSQGGDDDDDDEIIEEIEQDIDDGDNMAIWEHIKTEKNNLLSKNNEDNGETMETCTSTDPLELNDAYDDEEVMLFEDLLDNYTEVMLPKGWSSLVESRGNDTSIIYAFMKTSMNGIPWIQKQVFIQSDMLMRCSAAGKELNPKIHNLIKEKKRVKVHNVDDVTDLLREFDSRTICQGTFENISPAHMDNSIGYRDGINWRHVNCPIIINNGKTRCTKCSSLNIIAKRKKSKLPQAAESAELLNKDRQIFILQKLLKEKTLHNNDKHDGKNNEKKMMINNHKSMLKYLDNIDIPNVQKVMIKECLKVPLFKDTTIEHSESWIFLSLRIYMESQRIYKYLLHNKYIKLPSVKIMKRYLNQIKTDIQFYKLFKKSIEKYGYSEEQLGEPS from the exons ATGACCAGAAAGTGTGTAATGTGTCAAGaaacaaattacaaaacaaaatacagTTTTTTCTCGGCGCCAAAAGATGCTGAAACACGTAAAAAATGGAAAGATGCAATTGGAAATCCAGAATATACTGTTTGTGATGAAACATATGTTTGTAGTAAACATTTTTCTGATCGTGATATAATATCACATTGGGCAAGTGGTACACCACCTCATGTTgtgacaattaaatataaaaaatgtcgtCTAAGACCTGGTGCAGTACCAACAGCaagtaaaaatagaaaaaaatataatgtatcaacgaaaaaaaaaaaaaatcaacaagatgatgaagaagaagaagaagatgaagatgaaataATGGAAAGAAAAacagatgatgaagaagaacaTGATTTTGAAGTTAATAAAGATTTTGAAACAAGAAAACCAACAACAATTACAAGAAATAACAAGAATAAATCATTCCAAATACCACGTACATATGTAAacagtgataataataaattaaaattaaataatcagtCAAGTATTGAATTTCATGATTTGAAAAATGGAATAATAACATCACAACGTGGTGATAATTGTGAAGAAGAAATGATAATAAGTGAACAGctagataataatttagatgatgatgatgatgataatgataatgaagatGGAGAAGAACGAGCATTTTATATTAACACTGGTGATTGCCAACAGCTGTATTATATCAaaacaattgatgaaaattctaaaacaaattttactgagGATGATGCtgtaaatgatgataattccaAAGAAATAACAGTTGAAACAAATCCATTGATTGACGACGAAAACATTGACTATAATAATGTTGAAAGTTATGAGTATCATTCACAAGGTggtgatgacgatgatgacgatgaaataattgaagaaattgaacaagatattgatgatggtgataaCATGGCAATTTGGGAACATATTaagactgaaaaaaataatttattatcaaaaaataatgaagacaATGGTGAAACAATGGAAACTTGTACATCAACTGATCCACTTGAATTAAATGATGcatatgatgatgaagaagtcATGTTGTTTGAAGatttacttgataattataCTGAGGTAATGTTGCCAAAAGGCTGGAGTAGTCTTGTTGAATCAAGAGGAAATGatacatcaataatatatgCATTTATGAAAACATCAATGAATGGCATACCATGGATTCAAAAACAAGTATTTATACAAAGTGATATGTTGATGAGATGCTCAGCTGCTGGAAAAGAACTTAAtccaaaaattcataatttaattaaagaaaaaaaacgtgtTAAAGTAcataatgttgatgatgttacTGATCTTCTAAGAGAATTTGATAGTAGAACAATTTGTCAAG gtacatttgaaaatataagtCCAGCTCATATGGACAACTCAATTGGATATCGTGATGGTATAAATTGGCGTCATGTTAATtgtccaataataataaataatggtaaaaCACGCTGTACAAAATGTAgctcattaaatataatagctaaacgtaaaaaatcaaaattaccaCAAGCTGCTGAATCAGctgaattattgaataaagatcgtcaaatatttatactacaaaaattattaaaagaaaagacattacataataatgataaacatgatggtaaaaataatgaaaagaaaatgatgatcaataatcataaatcaatgttaaaatatttggataatattgatataccAAATGTACAAAAAGTTATGATCAAAGAATGCCTAAAAGTACCACTATTTAAAGATACAACAATTGAACATTCTGAATCttggatatttttatcattacgtATTTACATGGAATCACAAagaatatacaaatatttattgcacAACAAGTACATCAAATTACCAAGtgtcaaaataatgaaaagatatttaaatcaaattaaaacagatattcaattttataaattatttaaaaaatcaattgaaaaatatggaTATAGTGAAGAACAACTTGGTGAACCAtcataa
- the LOC122854175 gene encoding FK506-binding protein 5-like — protein sequence MTRKCILCQETNFKTKYSFFSAPKDAPTRKKWKEALGIPSVCDETYVCSKHFDDRDIISSWASGTPPHVVTIQYKKCRLRPGAVPTTKKNSRQYCIPTTRKDNQYFIHEKHDGDDDEDEEPEEEKEKEENQQQKMIKETHDERQEENHNKEDEKEEEEEFIETKKPATRSSMRKTLPVPPAKVNNNNNKLKATAKKTNDKPSIKKPVSKNGTVVSKTRAGGDNNCQEKMITEPIDIIDPANMDVDDNGDKSAFYIKTGDTKQLYYIKPVDENSKTDFTEDDIINGGDDDNVDDSKEKKVEKNPLIKLENVKYIEDDDEDEEDEEDEDDDDDDEYPMWKKIKAETKKKAKIISKTASKLPSSKTPATKISEPKIPATKISEPKIPASKLSQLQIPTSKIIEQKMTAQKLSEAQTPASKILEPKISEAQIAAAKINYEEEEDDGMLFEDLLETYTDVTLPSGWCVLVESRGDVTTVIYAYIETTSGGIPWIRKQVFIQNDMLMRTSAGGREIDPIVYKLIKGTNSVQVTDVDDVTDIIREFDERTVCQGTSEKINPADMDNTIGYLDGVNWRHVECSIMIKPGQARCKKCNSLNAIAKRKKAKLP from the exons atgacaagaaAGTGTATATTGTGTCaagaaacaaattttaaaacaaaatacagttttttttcggCGCCAAAAGACGCACCAACTCGTAAAAAATGGAAGGAGGCACTTGGAATACCAAGTGTTTGTGATGAAACATATGTTTGTAGTAAACATTTTGATGATCGTGATATTATATCATCATGGGCAAGTGGTACACCACCTCATGTTGTAacaattcaatataaaaaatgtcgtTTAAGACCAGGTGCAGtaccaacaacaaaaaaaaatagtagacAATATTGTATACCTACTACAAGAAAAGATAATCAATATTTCATACATGAAAAacatgatggtgatgatgatgaagatgaagaaccagaagaagaaaaagaaaaagaagaaaatcaacaacaaaaaatgataaaagaaaCACATGATGAAAGACAAGAGGAAAATCATAATAAAGaagatgaaaaagaagaagaagaagaatttATTGAGACAAAAAAACCAGCAACAAGAAGTAGCATGAGAAAAACATTGCCAGTACCACCTGCAAAggtaaacaacaataacaataaattaaaagcaactgccaaaaaaacaaatgataaaccAAGTATTAAAAAACCTGTTTCAAAAAATGGAACAGTTGTATCAAAAACTCGTGCTGGTGgtgataataattgtcaagaaaaaatgataactGAACCGATAGATATTATTGATCCAGCTAATAtggatgttgatgataatggaGATAAAAGTGCATTCTATATTAAAACTGGTGATACAAAACAGCTGTATTATATTAAACCAGTTGATGAAAATTCTAAAACAGATTTTACCGAGGATGATATTATaaatggtggtgatgatgataatgttgatgattctaaagaaaaaaaagttgaaaaaaatccattaattaAGCttgaaaatgttaaatatattgaagatGACGATGAAGACGAAGAAGATGAAGaggatgaagatgatgatgacgatgatgaatACCCaatgtggaaaaaaattaaggctGAAACAAAGAAAAAGGCAAAAATAATATCGAAAACAGCATCAAAATTACCATCATCAAAAACACCAGCAACAAAAATATCAGAACCAAAAATACCAGCAACAAAAATATCAGAACCAAAAATACCAGcatcaaaattatcacaaCTACAAATAccaacatcaaaaataatagaacaaaaaatGACAGCACAAAAATTATCAGAAGCACAAACACCAGcatcaaaaatattagaaCCAAAAATATCAGAAGCACAAATAGCAGcagcaaaaataaattatgaagaAGAGGAAGATGACGGTATGTTATTTGAAGATTTACTTGAGACTTATACTGATGTCACATTACCAAGTGGCTGGTGTGTACTTGTTGAATCAAGAGGTGATGTGACAACAgttatatatgcatatattgAAACAACAAGTGGTGGTATACCATGGATTAGAAAACaagtatttatacaaaatgaCATGTTGATGAGAACATCAGCTGGTGGAAGAGAAATTGATccaatagtttataaattaattaaaggcACAAATAGTGTTCAAGTTAcagatgttgatgatgttacTGATATTATTAGAGAATTTGATGAAAGAACTGTTTGTcaag gtacaagtgaaaaaataaatccagCTGATATGGACAACACAATTGGTTATCTAGATGGTGTTAATTGGCGACATGTTGAATGTTCAATAATGATTAAACCTGGACAAGCACGTTGTAAAAAATGTAACTCATTAAATGCAATAGCTAAAcgtaaaaaagcaaaattaccTTGA
- the LOC122854174 gene encoding ATP-dependent RNA helicase SUV3 homolog, mitochondrial, with product MLNSRKIIVEYLCKSNRFMKPCLFSRSLDSNVVMIETKRGKKMDKKNMPINSLFRPIDLSTNNTTTTTTTTTTEGHVNVGAELSGVINKSDLQTILTKFYMKKEIHSLAKEYGLDNDLQQQAFNSFRRFCMENETLPVDLHIVISDIINGGNVSDLFPYFIKHAKEIFPHLECMDDLKKISDLRTPANWYPLARTKKRKIIFHAGPTNSGKTYHALERFRTAKSGLYCGPLKLLATEVFNKTNSLNTPCDLVTGEERLFANGVNNPSEHVACTVEMAKINAPCEVAVIDEIQLLKDYARGWAWTRALLGIPADEIHLCGEAGAVDLVRALCLTTGETVHVNHYKRLTELEIQNQAIVTYKNIQPGDCIVCFNKNDIYSVSRELEMNGIEVAVIYGGLPPNTKLSQAAKFNDPKNTCKVMVATDAIGMGLNLHIRRVIFYSMIKPTVNEKGEKEMDKISVSSALQIAGRAGRYGTQWEKGYVTTFKAEDLSLLKSILSQSPEPITQAGLHPTADQIELYAYHLPKAPLSNLIDIFVALCTVDDSLYFMCNIDDFKFLADMIQHVSLPLRARYVFCCAPINKKIPFPCTMFLKFARQYSKNEAITFSWLTQQFDWPLKPPKTIIDLVHLEAVFDVMDLYLWLSYRFIDLFPDTHLVRNLQKDIDMMIQDGILKLTKLLASNETSASNSLTNTSTITDNNQYNNNNGGGAYNSRRKHHGQGKLTDKLLERGLLTPSMLQELQREWSIQNQKNRITDNKIFNRNKKIK from the exons atgttgaatagtagaaaaataatagttgaatATCTTTGTAAATCAAATAGATTTATGAAACCATGTCTTTTCAGCAG gTCACTAGATTCAAATGTTGTAATGATAGAAacaaaaagaggaaaaaaaatggataaaaaaaatatgccaaTAAATTCGTTATTTCGACcgattgatttatcaacaaataatacaacaacaacaacaacaacaacaacaacagaagGACACGTTAATGTTGGTGCTGAATTAAGTggtgttataaataaaagtgacttacaaacaattttaacaaaattttatatgaaaaaagaaattcacAGTTTAGCTAAAGAGTATGGTCTTGACAATGATCTTCAACAACAAGCATTCAATAGTTTTCGTCGTTTTTGCATGGAAAACGAAACTCTACCAGTTGATTTACACATTGTCATATCAGATATAATAAATGGTGGTAATGTGTCTGACTTGTTTCCATATTTTATCAAGCATGcaaaagaaatatttccacaTCTTGAGTGCATGGAtgatttgaagaaaatatctGATCTTCGTACACCAGCAAATTGGTATCCTCTTGCTAGAActaaaaaacgtaaaataatatttcatgcTGGACCAACAAATAGTGGCAAAACTTATCATGCCCTAGAACGTTTTAGAACAGCTAAAAGTGGATTATATTGTGGTCCATTAAAGTTATTAGCAACTGAAgtatttaacaaaacaaatagTTTAAATACACCATGTGATTTGGTAACTGGTGAAGAAAGACTATTTGCAAATGGTGTTAATAATCCATCAGAACATGTTGCATGTACAGTTGAGATGGCTAAAATAAATGCACCATGTGAAGTTGCTGTAATTGAtgaaatacaattgttaaaaGACTATGCAAGAGGATGGGCATGGACACGTGCATTGCTAGGCATACCAGCTGATGAGATACATCTTTGTGGTGAAGCTGGTGCAGTTGATTTGGTACGTGCACTATGCTTAACAACTGGTGAAACTGTTCATGTTAATCATTATAAACGTTTGACTGAATTGGAAATACAAAATCAAGCAATTGTGacatacaaaaatatacaacCTGGTGATTGTATTGTTTGCTtcaataaaaatgacatttattCAGTATCAAGAGAGCTGGAAATGAATGGCATTGAAGTAGCTGTGATATATGGTGGTTTACCACCAAATACAAAGCTCAGTCAAGCAGCTAAATTCAATGATCCAAAAAATACATGCAAAGTCATGGTGGCAACTGATGCAATTGGTATGGGCTTGAATCTTCACATCAGACGTgtcatattttattcaatgattaaACCAACAGTAAATGAAAAAGGTGAAAAAGAAATGGATAAAATATCAGTGTCATCAGCCCTACAAATTGCTGGACGTGCTGGACGTTATGGTACCCAGTGGGAAAAGGGATATGTCACAACATTCAAGGCTGAAGatttgtcattattaaaaagtattttatctCAATCACCAGAGCCAATAACACAAGCTGGTCTACATCCAACAGCTGATCAAATTGAATTGTATGCATACCATTTGCCAAAAGCaccattatcaaatttaattgatatatttgttGCACTGTGTACTGTTGATGATTCACTGTATTTCATGTGTAATATTGATGACTTTAAATTTCTTGCTGATATGATTCAACATGTGTCACTTCCACTACGTGCACGTTATGTATTTTGTTGTGCGccaatcaacaaaaaaataccattTCCATGTACAATGTTCCTTAAATTTGCTCGTCAATACAGCAAAAATGAGGCAATAACATTTTCATGGTTGACACAACAATTTGATTGGCCATTAAAACCaccaaaaacaataattgacTTGGTGCATCTGGAAGCTGTGTTTGACGTAATGGATCTATATCTTTGGCTGAGTTATAGATTCATTGATTTGTTTCCAGACACACATCTTGTTAGAAATCTTCAAAAAGACATTGACATGATGATTCAAGatggtatattaaaattaacaaaattattagctAGCAATGAAACAAGTGCAAGCAATTCACTTACAAATACATCAACAATTACTGATAATAatcagtataataataataatggtggtGGTGCTTATAATAGCAGAAGAAAACATCATGGACAAGGTAAATTAACTGATAAATTACTTGAAAGAGGATTATTAACACCAAGTATGTTACAAGAATTACAACGTGAATGGTctatacaaaatcaaaaaaatagaataactgataacaaaatttttaatagaaataaaaaaattaaataa